The following is a genomic window from Sebastes fasciatus isolate fSebFas1 chromosome 15, fSebFas1.pri, whole genome shotgun sequence.
ttttaattgagATACATTCTGAATGGTAACATTACAGTTTAAGTTTCCTTGCAACAAATATGAGAACAATTCAAATTTAGGTTTGACTTTACAGACACAAAATATACCCAAATGCACTGAACCATCAGTTCCAGACACTGAGGGGTGAATACACAAAGAATGGATTGCGGCTGCTGATGGCACCATGAATTGTGCATCACTCGCAACCACTATCTGCCCCGTCTCAAGGTCCCATTCAATAAAGATACAGCGCTAATGATATTACAGTGCAAACAGGGCCATAAAGTTTTGAGTCCAATTTGcccttttttttgtatctgaTTGCAGTTATCCATGTGGCAAAGTATAAATGCACCTGAGACCAATGCGTCAGTTGAGAGTCAGCCTGAGGCAGAAGCCCGTCGGGCCCTGACACGCTGAGTCAATGACTTGGGTCATATAGACCGGGCTCGGGTCGGACTCATTTAATTTCTCTCCTTTCATTGAGCCCATATATGCCTCTGCACCGCAGAGCACACATGCAAGTGGTTGAAATACTACATCATTAACAAGGAAAATATTAATTACATTCTCTTATTTTAAGAGTTTTTTGAGCTATTAGAGACATTTATTGAGTTTATTAAATACCTGCAGTGATCCCATCACAGCAGAAACTAGAGGTGCCTCTCCCCATTTAGAGAGGCGCTGTGCACATTTACACACGAGGCACAGCAGCGTAACTTCATTGGTTATTTAAATCTCGGTCTTTTCTCAtgtatttccaaaaatgacATGTAGGGGagctttaattatttatttttcaattcatCAATTTTGAACCAAATTTCtgcagagacgtgaatattacgcgCCTGTATTaatgtgcagtaccagcagggggctaCAATGCCACTCAGTTAGGATTAAGAAACTAAATCACTTAGTTATGTTGAGGGAAAATGTCATGATTGGgcataaaataagtaagtaaactaagtaaaaaacGTACAGAAACCTGTTACGTCAGTGcggaaaacacacaacaaacgtCACATCACAACCGTCGCTACAAaacgtgacaaatgtcactaacgtaactggCAAAACAAAACGCCACTCTTGAATACTGGTCTCCCacttgaaagtcttgtgtttactggacccatccaccttcccACCTGTCCACTATAAGTGGTCTTTATACTTCATATACCATGTCACTACCTCTGAAGTTACACTTCCGTCACTACACAACACGTGACaaccgtcactacaaaacactgcaccttcatgcaaGCGTGTAATATTCATGTCTCGGCGACACAAAATGTGTCACTGACACACTTTCCTCCGGtagacaggcgggtctattacacactttcCTGCAACACTAGGCTGAAATAGCACAGGAGCACCAAAACGCTATTTGCTTGGTGGCGCATTCAGGGGTGTATTTCACCCTTTGAGGTGCTTTGAGAATTACacagtttctttctgtcttatTTATGCAGGTTTAGTGGCCATAAAAGCTGCACAATCCTTTTGAGAATTTGCCCCTGTAAGGTGTTAAAGTGTCATAATCATAGTCCTGATCTGTAAGCATAGACCGAGTAGAAGCAGACCTGGTGTCTGTTCCTGTGGTCCATTTGGCCCagtctactgttgacctgctccTGGACGTTGAAGATGTGCAGCCTCATCTCCTCCTGCGTGGCTTTCAGTTGGCCCTCCAGCTTCTTCAGCAGCGGCTTACAGTGGCATCCATTGGCTGGTGCCTATACGGAGAACGGTCACATGTCACAAACTGCACACTCAGTAGCAGGAAGGATTCCAGAGAGTACCCTGTTACTGTGATGGTTCATCTTTTATAGCTCATAACATAGCTCTACATGCTAAGTTGTTAagcactgtgttttttttttttaagttccaTCATGTCTATTTTACCCTCTCAGTACTCCAGGACCTTCTGATTTATAAATTAAGCTCTCAGCATAACCACTGCTTTACTGTTAAAACGGTTTGTAGTTTAGTCCTCAGTAACCTGTCTGATGTTGCCGTCCTTGTCTCGGTACAGTGTGTAAAGCTGATAGGATTTTCCATTCTGAGCAGAATCTTCCCCAACATCCCGGAGCAGGTTCTTCTTAACGTTAGAGTCATTCTCGCCTTTCTTCTGATCCTTTTCATTCAAAGCCTGCAAAGGAGTAAAAGTAACGGAGTGTTAGTAGAGATTGCAAAAAGGGGTCATAAGCTCTGTTAAAGGGCTACTCCCATTTGTTATCATATGATATGCAGAGACGTTATGACATGAGAGTAGTCTTAGACCAGGTGGAAACTGGAATGCAGCTGTGTTTATCTGGTCATCACCACAAACATTAGCACGTGCAAAAACTCTATGTCATGTACCATTGGCAAATTTCATATGTAAGTGTAACAATACAggaccagtgattctcaaaatcaaaacccagtcgccagaaaaaatgttggcattggattTTTCTGCAAACCAAAGATACGTTGAATGGCGaaccaaaaatacgtttcatatcagcctcgtatcacgcttgaaGAAATGCAATGCCACAtcgttaacgttgtgaaacgattggttaggcttaggcaacaaaaccactatagttaggtttaggaaagaactacatggttgggcttaaaactactacgtttgtaaagtgaaaatgaaactgaacgttgtgaacacgggacacgaacaaacagctgatcgtAACATGATGcaagggacacgaacagcggtctcctggatgaaagccttgtgtttgttgaacccatccccctcccctcccattTAAACTAcctcacttgctctgaccgaatgccaAAACGTCGCTATTCAACATATCCCTGGTTTACAGAAAcctccaatgccaacattttgtcctggcgactgggctgcaaAATCACCACCAAGACATCAGCACTAACCATTAGCAGGAAATAATATTACCTTACACGTATTCCTTGAGTTTGAATAGACTCATATACCAGGGGTGGCTCACTAAACAAAAAGGTATTTGAGTGACTTATTTACAAGAAACTCATGAGCACATATCTGTTAAACacgagatttaaagtggtgctttaaaATGGTCggttaaatcaactaatcaattagtccaaaaaacaaatcagcaaatattttgcaaatattgaattttgtgtttgtcgaataagaatttctttggtcgaagACAGAACTAAGCACAAGGTGAACGCGTTGAAACATCAGTCAGTGAAACAAACTCATTTATGAAGCACTCAGAGACAGTCACACTGGCATCATATCAGCTGGCATGAAACACTACTCACGCTAAACAGCAGTTCCTGTTACCTGTTCCTtgactctcctcctcttctggtGGCTGTAAGGGCTGCTGATGGTGGCTGGGGTCTTGTggtaatgctgctgctgcttctgctgcttctgctgctggtGAGGACCCGCCTTGACGGCAGGTCTGCTCTCCAATTGTTCACTGCTGGTGGTTTCCTCCACCACAGAACTGCTGTCCTGCTCAGGAGGTATACAAGATGGAGGTACATCGTGATTCTAAAGAATTCAATAGTAAGAATTCTCCCAGTAGCCCGGGAGACCTCCACCACATGCTATAAAGAACAgctgtttctgttattttcttaCTTTGTTGGGTAGGATGTCTACTCTCGTGACAGACTGGGTCCTGCGCTCAGCTGTCAGTCGTTCTCTTCGTTTCCTTATTGTTCTTCCTCTCATGAAGCGATGTACCTGAGGACAATAACAGAATCTGTGATCTATGGTTACATTACTAGGCTACATTTAATTATGTATTGCTaataggtctgtcaaagttaacgcgataataacacgttaaccactaacttctttaacgcattaatgcaatttgcgttttttaatttgtagcaggctcagttttaaacctaatgaatccattggtattatacaaccatgtcatactagcttgtcttgcaggaggttaaataacgctccaaacttgcgctaaattttggcaaggaaaaactggcatggccattttcaaaggggtcctttgtcctctgacctccagatatgtgaatgaaaatgggttctctgggtacccacgagtctcccctttacagacatgcccactttatgataatcacatgcagtttggggcaagtcatagtcaagtcagcacactgacacactgacagctgttgttgcctgttgggctgcagtttgccatgttatgatttgagcatattgttttatgttaaatgcagtacctgtgagggtttctggacaatatctgtcattgttttgtgttgttaattgatttccaataataaatatatacatacatttgcataaagcagcatatttgccgacTCCCAAGTTGATatgagcattaaatacttgacaaatctccctttaaggtacatttagaacagataaagaaatgtgtgattaacgtgtaattaatcatgattaactatggacaatataataaatattatatatctatatatatagatagacatatagatatctatctatatatagatatatgtatatattttaatcgattgacagccctaattgccAACAATACACACATAATGCAGACACAAACCTGAGGAGCTCTGGCCAGGAGATGTGCCacgtctttgtggttgttatcTCTGGCCTTGTCAAGGGCTGTTTTACCTGCCTGGAAATGAACAGTATGTCACAAACACTAGAAAAGCTTTCATATGACCCATAGAAAAACAATAATGCAATATTCCACGGTTGAAATGAAGACGCTTTAAAGGGGCCCATTTTACACATGAAGTTCAGTTTACTCATCGTGAGGAGAACGACTTTATAACGGTAATCGTTTCTTTTGTGGTTCTGGATTAAAGGTGTTGGGTCTGTGCTTTTGGTCTTTTAGCCATACTAGGACCTGAAATCTGTGCTGAATGCTAATCTGTGCTGAATGCTAAATCCCTGGAGTACCTCTTTAATTTGAATAAACATTGTCACTGTTCTCTGTTGATTTAAAACAGCACTATTATAATGTGTTTTACATGAGAATAAATGAACCTTGTTTAGTTGCATTAAATGTGACGTTATCTCACAAGGACGTAAGAATATGCATAATATTATTGTTATGAGCAAAACTTGTTAGTAAGGTATAAGGTGATACCTTAAAAAATGAAACAACAGTTTGATATTTTGTGATATCAGGATAATGAAATAGGGAATCTGTTGTATTCAGCTTGTAGGTGGAACTTACATTGTTTCTGATTTTCCCATCGGTCCCTGCCTCCAATAAGAGCTGAACTGTCTTCTTATGGTTCAGAGCAGCAGCCACATGGAGAGCTGTGTCCCCGGCCTAGaagcaaacacagacacaggcCTTTACTGtacaatatgtatatgtatatgtatatgtaccttatatgtatatgtttgtgtgttttttgctgGTCTGCAGTTTCTGTAACACTTTATTTCACTGGTCCATAATTTCCAAAGAATTTTAATTCCTAGAAGGAACTAAGTAGCCTATTATTTTCACTGTGTAGTAGATCAGGTGAACATGCAACAATGTGTAATTTGTCTACTTGCAATCTTTTCTTGACTTTAAATTAAGCagttcttaaagggactgtttgtaacttcttacacatataaatcaccGTGCGCTCGCTCGCATGCTAATGTGTGAGGGATTGTGTAAGATGTCTCGCAATATCATATTGATAACATATTGTACCTGGTTTCTCTGTGTCACGGAGCACAGAGAGCTCAGCAGGATCTTTACCAGGGTCATGTTGTTGTAGCGGGCAGCCACATGCAAACAGGTGTCCCCCCTCTGGAACCAAAACAGACTTCTTATCTTCATTTATAATGATACCATTATCAGTGATGCACCAAGTGCATTGTGAAACTGTTACTTAGTGTTCAACAGCCCATGTTACTAGAGCTCAATGGTGTCATATAGTGACATGGCCAACAGTCTACTATATTTTAAAATCATCTCTGAGGAGAGCCCGGTGCATTGTGGGATGCTGGAGGACTCACATTGTTCTTGGTGTCTGGTGTGGATCCTCCGAGCAGCAGGAGGCGAGCGGTCTGAGCGTGTGCGTTCTGGCAGGCCAGGTGGAGCGCTGTGTTTCTTGCCTGAATCAACATAATACAATCACTGCAGAGGAATCACAGTGGGCTTTCCTGTTAGTTTGTTAGGGAGGATATAGTACGTAACACCACAACTCTAAGAGCCAGATATTCTGATGCTATATAAGAGTTTGACAAGAAGGTCCACATAGTTGAATGTGCAGGTTTTTCGGCCCACAGAGCCTTTCTTGTCACATTACAATGCATATGTAAGGAGCAATAGTACATgggctttaaaggtgctcaatatgaacatttctattgcctccacatggctctcaacatggcgacggctgtgccagcggctcgcagctaactgGCACTAACAGTTATAACAATggcagtgctgacagagctaacagtgtttaccggggggggaaccagagggtggacgCTACACTTCCGTGacatccatggatgtataaagaactggatacagcgttggaggctcctgttcattcctataaGAGTTGTTCAGTGGCatatgaagccaaaatggctcaattGGCGAgggataaagtacccggatcttccagcGATGTTTTGCATCCATTgagcccatagagcaggcacaGTAGTGTTTCCTataactccacctcccagccctcgctccagcctcggtctgggtctcattcacataaactctggattcagcttacagtgcattttacaacttttaagacctaatgatttaaataaggactattcaagtgttcatactgggaagttgatttttaactaaaaaaaaaaattatccgctgagttacagacgtctctttcccaatgtaagtctatgggaaaaagtctttttgggtccaatggcatcacgtgacggacatggaagctgtagtaccgccatttggccactacgaaaatttgatTCAAAgcccggtgctcttcctggagCCCGCCTCcagcgctgtatccagttctctttatacatccatgaacCCATGTACGATAGAAAAACAGTAAGaagtcttcaggaatttgtttaaaTTGGACAAATTTGAATTGTGTTCATGTCAGCcagtattggccatgtttcatgatGCAAAgacaacataaatatacatccgggaagacgccgacagcagaaacagctgatcggtcatgtgagttaaatgttcgctacgtcagaatttattcggcaaaggcATTTCCATTTAGTGCATCATCTCTATTTCGATAAAGTTAAAACCCCCTTTTCTTTTTAGCAGCTGATGAAGTTttatggaatgttgccatttcCATATAGCTCTTCTAATGCAATACATCAAAATGcgcataaaaatatgtgaatgggaACACGGCTTATGCCATATCATTTATgttctgtgaagcactttgtaactattattttgaaaagtaagCTTCTCTATCTGCTGTGGAAAGCTGCAAGTACAAGATATGGATGAAAGTTTCAGAAAATAAGTAGACCTTGTGTTGTTTAAATGTTATGTTGTGAAATATAacgtgtattattattattattattattattattattattattatcctacCTTGTTCCCGATGTTTACATCAGCTCCTGACTTGACCAGCAGTTTGACGCAGTGAGAGAAACCATGCCAAGACACCTCATGCAGCGCAGTGTTGCCGTCCTCAAGCACACATTGGACATAGCATTCCCATCACAAAACTATTAGCATCTTTATCAACCAATCAAAATTGAGAATGTATGAATGAGTTTTCCTGTAGGTGTGTGACGTGTACAGCGTGTCCACCACTCACTCTGTCCTGCAGGTCCACAGCACAGCCTCCCTGAATCAGAGCAGCCATGGCGTCACCGTTCCCCACCATGGCAACTCGGTGGAGGGCCGTCTGGTGACCCGGGCCCTTGCGTGATGGTGAGGGCACATGGACCGCTGCCTGTTCACTCATCGCTGCTGACACATTCATGCACGTGGACCTGCGTACCTGTGCTGTCtttatgtgcatgcatgtacatAAACAGATACAGTACTTGCAACAGATGCATCACACAGTCATTAAAGCAATACAAGATAATTTAGTTgaataagaaaaacaacacatctgtcactatgacatcatcagtaaTATCGTCCTCTTCCCACCCACCTTCAGATCAATGCCGTCAATGTTGCAGTGCTCGGGGCATGATGGATGCTGCACTTCCTGTTgtcacaaaaatatattttttttaatacaaacaATATCTAGAAAAAGTCTGGTGCTTTGCAAGAGTTGATGTGGGGTATGTGTATAGCAGTAGTATTCATGTGATATCAGTGATGGGATCATGAGAacagacggagctcctgaggcgatgctactttgaAATTATGCTAGTTTTCAAACGTAATAGACCCTATCTTGAATGTATTGCCTGCTTAGATTGaacgtttggtcggagtttgcgagtgattgacagctggacGCCaaactccagatcagctctgactgcttgttttcctccggtctgtgaaatcttgcagatgccgttaggagcaccggaggacactggaggacacagaggaacatgatgtttTCTACCTGTCtcttgcactactgtcaggatatagtgaccgttttataaaaatcacttttttcaatcacatttgctccatttctaccaactgctgctttaattctgAACCGATATTCGTGAGAAACTGAACATGATACTGGTTACTTACTGAAATTAAATTCAGTTATTGGGGGCGGATCCAATCATCTCTTTGCCAAAACATTCACTTCTGAATAGACAAGTATAAACAATGTAGGAGTCAAAGAGTTAAAGCTGTAATAAGATTTATTTGGATTAGATTTGGATTTTTGTTTCTGACCACATGAAGTgcaatattcactctctcttttagctctgtttttggtctccaccaactcctgagggaaatatctgtctctttacctgctaaatgctccactgtgttcaccagctagtcgctaactgtgtctgtctgctgtttggtgctcaGCAGGtagtggcttttttttttttttttactggaaacagctgcctgctgctgctgctgctgctgctgctattgtGTTGTTGGCTCACTCACTAAATACCACTGACCTGAATTCCCGTGCGGACTGTCCTGCTCCTTTAATGTTCAGCATCTGACCCAAATGACAAAAGGATTTCATGTCATGTGCTGCATTTGAGCTGATAGTCAGATTATGCTGTATGCCAAGAGTCAACCTTTAATCTTTGTTGGTGATTACAAACAGTCTTGAACCCAGAGCATGTGTACACTGGAACACTTGTGCTCATTATTAACTCTCACTCTGTTCTCTTTAATAATCCCACCCGTATCACATACAATTGTTCTACTTGTTTTTGTATAATACACATTCTTATGAAGGCTGGGTCTGTATATTTGTAATGACGCTGTGTACGGAATACTGTATGAAATTATATATCTAATGATTTCTCATCTGTCTGACTGATTGTTTAACTCCTAGAACCTGTGACTGATTTGTATGATTCATTTTCAATCAcagaatttaattattttttttatccggCAGGTGGCGGGTGCAGAGCCAGGctgcattaaagtggcagtaggcagtatatttttggcatcattgggcaatcattccataataacctttcagcatattgtaattcaagtgttctgagagataactagacttctgctcctccttatggctctgttttcaggctttagaaaatctagcctgtgacgggagactttggccaatcactggtaatttcattgagagagcgctccaattggctgtgctccggtcatgtgaccggtacttggtgTTCCTTCGAGAGATTTCCAAAAttgctgctgggtcacaaactttctcattctacagctaaactgtacactacaagatgattctgaaaacatttgaggagagaaataggcattaacgtaacataatattgattcatatttgatcagcgctgcctagtttgaacgtttggtcggagttcgcgagtaaTATCTACTGAAGTACagcacttaaagcagcagtaggcagaggctctgacagtagtacatgagacaggtaatctgaaagaaataattttcctccggtgtcctccggtgctccgaATGGCACcagcaagattttacagactggaggaaaacaaccaatcagagccgagctggagcctgatgtctctgagcagctgtcaatcactcgcgaactccgatcaaacggtcaaactaggcagcgttgatcaaatattaatcaatatcctgttactgtaatggctatttctcacctcaaatgttttcagaaacatcttgtagtgtactgtttagctgtaaaatgagaatgtttgtgacccagcagccatgttgagatcagttgaggaaatgccaagcaccgctcaccagCCGCAGCAAACTTTcttgttttaaagctaaacagtacactacaagatgtttctgaaaacatttgaggggaaaaaaatgggcattacagcaacagaatattgattaatatttgatcagtgctgcctagtttgaccgtttgatcggagttcgcgagtgattgacagctgcttccgttgactgaacagccaataggaacgctctctctctctgaaatgacctgtgattggacaaagtctcctgtcacgggctagattttctaaagactaaaaaaaacagagccatgaggaggagcagaagtctagttatctctcagaactcttgaattacaatatgatgaaagattattgtggaatttttgccgaatgatgccaaaagaattgttgcctactgaagctttaatcatCTCACGACCCTTCAGATTTATCTGGTGTCCCTTTGGAGGGGCCTGACCCCTAGGTTGGAAACCAATGGACAAAGCtccccaacagtatataaaatagttTAAACTGTAGAATGCTGCCTACACATTGAGACACTGAGGGAGATAGATATCAATCTTTTCATTTCAGTTTCAGAAAGAAGGGAAATTAAggatattttttccaaaatgttgtaCTATTACTTTAATATTCAGTCACtccatattatattataccatACTATAAATGGGATACAAAGCATTTACACTAATCCTGAGTCACCTTGAATAAAGTTGAATTGCATTAGAAGCATAGAGTAAGCAAGAACAGTGTAAATGGGGGATGTCTAACGGCTAGCAAATTATCTAACAAACAACATACTCTCAAAAGAGCGGCTATAGCATTTGCTGctgttaaaaatatttttttaatatgattATTGGTATTTCCACATGAGGCTGGCTTTTGTGCAATGATAGGTTGTCACAGAAAAGAAGTGTGTTGTCCAGTATCATATGTTTTACCTCATCCTCCGCCTGCAGACTGCTGTTACTGCCTGTCCAAGCGAAAAAGGAGCATCCATGCAAAATCCAAACAAGCCTGTCAAAGAGTCGCTCGCTGTGTTTGTGGTGTGTAAGAggatgatgctgctgcagcaacAGCAGACTGGCTACTCTGTGTGTGAAGATTCACTGAGAGGATGCCAGCTGTTGTAGGGCATTACagcttagagagagagagagggagggagggagggagagcacATATACATCTACAATAATACCTTTAATCCTCCATCTACACGTGCACACTGTCATGTATAAAGGTTTATGACCAGTTCATCTGTGAAATTACATCAAGTATCAGGTGACTTTCAGCCCGCCtggggaacacacacacacacacacacacacacacacacacacacacacacacgcacacacacacacacacacact
Proteins encoded in this region:
- the ankrd6a gene encoding ankyrin repeat domain-containing protein 6; amino-acid sequence: MHIKTAQVRRSTCMNVSAAMSEQAAVHVPSPSRKGPGHQTALHRVAMVGNGDAMAALIQGGCAVDLQDRDGNTALHEVSWHGFSHCVKLLVKSGADVNIGNKARNTALHLACQNAHAQTARLLLLGGSTPDTKNNRGDTCLHVAARYNNMTLVKILLSSLCSVTQRNQAGDTALHVAAALNHKKTVQLLLEAGTDGKIRNNAGKTALDKARDNNHKDVAHLLARAPQVHRFMRGRTIRKRRERLTAERRTQSVTRVDILPNKDSSSVVEETTSSEQLESRPAVKAGPHQQQKQQKQQQHYHKTPATISSPYSHQKRRRVKEQALNEKDQKKGENDSNVKKNLLRDVGEDSAQNGKSYQLYTLYRDKDGNIRQAPANGCHCKPLLKKLEGQLKATQEEMRLHIFNVQEQVNSRLGQMDHRNRHQIKVLDVLNQERAAAEGKNLVYKIEQRAAQGREEALMTQAAVSHELKRWCMSQLKDMDVHIPAKAQYYKLLPSQSVEQSGAEADLEALPLLSVLSGDSSTSLATYVNILPSQSACSLGGPEQEQMGSRTYFEMKVDRSPDDYENTTLFPLPANHTSGLLLGSADPPWQPPGVQDGPIAAAVMSLCGEGFSSSSSQSSISAQGPRPTQQGQEHGCDRQDRIHFGELMSARRRVGIHTEGTRTLEFFIDRPAEPTFSQERNSQHAMEVTQRFFETVSTQLERWYERKITEVEQQTELRVQQDTKELLQKISKLEEELQKLKTNETP